A window of the Thalassospira indica genome harbors these coding sequences:
- a CDS encoding methylated-DNA--[protein]-cysteine S-methyltransferase: MSTQINVVRYASPIGKLSLASIDGKLVHLDFEDNDDRLKTIQTRRFKNLEWKEGGAAPAPITDWLDGYFDGSVGVLPINAINLVGTPFQKSVWDALVNIPSGQSVSYAGLADQLGNPRAVRAVARANASNPVSIIVPCHRVIGSNGTLTGYAGGLDRKKWLLDHEAAMLAKVA, translated from the coding sequence ATGTCCACCCAAATCAATGTCGTGCGTTATGCCAGCCCGATCGGGAAACTCTCGCTCGCTTCAATTGACGGTAAGCTGGTGCATCTTGATTTCGAAGACAACGATGATCGCCTTAAAACCATTCAGACACGACGGTTCAAGAACCTTGAATGGAAAGAGGGCGGGGCAGCACCGGCCCCGATCACAGACTGGCTGGATGGCTATTTCGACGGATCCGTCGGCGTGCTGCCGATCAATGCGATCAACTTGGTCGGAACACCATTTCAGAAATCGGTTTGGGATGCCTTGGTCAATATCCCGAGTGGTCAAAGCGTTTCATACGCCGGGCTGGCTGATCAGCTTGGCAACCCAAGGGCGGTTCGGGCGGTGGCGCGGGCCAATGCGTCGAACCCGGTATCGATCATTGTGCCGTGTCATCGGGTGATCGGATCGAACGGCACATTAACCGGCTATGCCGGTGGGCTTGATCGCAAGAAATGGTTGCTCGATCACGAGGCCGCCATGCTGGCCAAGGTGGCCTGA
- the adhP gene encoding alcohol dehydrogenase AdhP has product MPSTMKAAVVRAFGKPLSIEEVTVPKVTAGKILVKIEASGVCHTDLHAAEGDWPVKPNPPFIPGHEGVGIVAEVGEGVTSVKEGDRVGVPWLHSACGHCHHCVTGWETLCGEQLNTGYSVNGGFAEYVLADPNYVGHLPDPLEFGNAAPVLCAGVTVYKGLKETECKPGETVVISGVGGLGHMAVQYAKAMGMKVIAVDIADEKLQLAKDLGADWTLNAAETDVVSEVQKQMGGANGVLVTAVSRAAFKQGVGMLGRGGTMALCGLPPGTFELDIFDTVLSRKTIRGSIVGTRADLQEALDFAGDGKVHSHFTTEPMENINSIFDRMRDGKIDGRIVMSI; this is encoded by the coding sequence ATGCCCTCCACCATGAAAGCCGCCGTCGTAAGGGCGTTTGGCAAGCCGCTGTCGATTGAAGAAGTCACCGTGCCCAAGGTCACGGCGGGGAAAATCCTGGTCAAGATCGAAGCGTCCGGAGTCTGCCATACCGACCTTCACGCGGCCGAAGGCGACTGGCCGGTCAAGCCGAACCCGCCCTTTATTCCGGGCCACGAGGGTGTCGGCATTGTTGCCGAAGTGGGCGAAGGCGTGACATCCGTCAAGGAAGGCGACCGTGTTGGTGTGCCGTGGCTGCATTCAGCCTGCGGGCATTGCCATCACTGCGTTACCGGCTGGGAAACATTGTGTGGCGAGCAGCTTAATACCGGCTATTCGGTGAATGGCGGCTTTGCCGAATATGTCCTGGCCGATCCGAACTATGTTGGCCACCTGCCCGATCCGCTTGAATTTGGCAATGCAGCCCCGGTGCTCTGTGCTGGTGTCACGGTCTATAAGGGGCTTAAGGAAACCGAATGCAAGCCGGGCGAAACCGTCGTGATTTCCGGCGTCGGCGGACTGGGTCATATGGCCGTGCAATACGCCAAGGCCATGGGCATGAAAGTTATCGCTGTTGACATTGCCGACGAGAAACTGCAACTCGCCAAAGATCTTGGTGCGGACTGGACGTTGAACGCGGCCGAAACCGACGTTGTTTCCGAAGTGCAAAAACAGATGGGCGGTGCCAATGGCGTGCTTGTCACCGCCGTGTCGCGCGCGGCCTTCAAACAGGGTGTAGGCATGCTGGGCCGTGGCGGGACCATGGCGCTTTGTGGCCTGCCCCCGGGAACGTTCGAGCTTGATATTTTCGATACCGTCCTGTCACGCAAAACCATCCGTGGATCGATTGTCGGCACCCGTGCCGATCTTCAGGAAGCGCTTGATTTTGCCGGTGACGGCAAGGTGCATTCCCACTTCACGACCGAGCCGATGGAAAACATCAACTCGATCTTTGATCGTATGCGCGATGGCAAGATCGATGGTCGTATTGTCATGTCGATCTGA
- the bcp gene encoding thioredoxin-dependent thiol peroxidase, which yields MTVDVGDKAPDFELPTDGNGSVKLSDLAGKPVVIYFYPKDMTPGCTTESCEFRDAEPDFSAVDAQIIGISKDSADRHDEFKAKHDLNFILASDENGTTCEDYGVWKEKSMYGKKFMGIERSTFVIDGNGVIRNAWRKVKVKGHVAEVLEAVKAL from the coding sequence ATGACAGTTGATGTTGGTGACAAGGCCCCGGATTTCGAACTGCCAACCGATGGCAATGGCAGCGTGAAACTGTCGGATCTGGCAGGCAAACCGGTGGTGATCTATTTCTATCCCAAGGACATGACGCCGGGTTGCACGACCGAGTCCTGCGAATTCCGCGATGCTGAACCTGATTTCAGCGCTGTCGATGCGCAGATCATCGGCATTTCCAAGGACAGTGCGGACCGGCACGACGAATTCAAGGCCAAGCATGATCTGAACTTCATTCTCGCATCCGACGAGAACGGCACCACGTGCGAGGATTACGGTGTCTGGAAAGAGAAAAGCATGTATGGCAAAAAATTCATGGGCATCGAGCGGTCGACCTTTGTCATTGATGGCAACGGCGTCATTCGCAATGCCTGGCGCAAGGTAAAGGTCAAGGGCCACGTTGCCGAGGTTCTCGAGGCCGTCAAAGCCCTTTGA
- a CDS encoding response regulator: MNNNVVDLDDQMLADFRDEAHDIINSIDVHLQNARGKKDPAHLTAIQREIFNLRYKGKSVSAPLINLTSHRLADYVTTCKELNEGAIEDIQAFVDKIQSLLDGDMTAGGTDTAEFVRELPSKRTPDIDPAWLKQANVEALLVIPQRSLATILERELAACGYRSSVTQTSFEAIELAVRTRPDFIIVAKTIDELTGVDLANALQAMPKTRGIPTAVLTSDAPNHPSLQDLPCRTAIIRKGNAFGEDLAEALARFNIT, encoded by the coding sequence ATGAATAACAATGTTGTTGATCTCGACGATCAAATGCTGGCGGATTTTCGCGACGAAGCACATGACATCATCAATTCGATTGACGTTCATCTGCAAAACGCACGCGGCAAAAAAGATCCCGCCCATCTGACCGCCATCCAGCGCGAAATATTCAATCTGCGATACAAGGGCAAGTCAGTATCAGCGCCGCTGATCAACCTGACCAGTCATCGTCTTGCGGATTACGTCACGACCTGCAAGGAACTGAACGAAGGCGCGATTGAAGATATCCAGGCGTTTGTCGACAAGATCCAGTCCCTGCTTGATGGTGACATGACGGCTGGCGGGACCGACACCGCCGAATTCGTGCGCGAACTGCCGTCCAAACGGACCCCTGATATTGACCCGGCTTGGCTGAAACAGGCCAATGTCGAAGCCTTGCTGGTCATTCCGCAACGCTCCCTGGCAACCATTCTGGAACGCGAACTGGCCGCTTGTGGTTATCGCAGTTCGGTCACCCAGACATCGTTCGAGGCGATCGAACTTGCCGTACGCACCCGCCCGGATTTCATCATTGTCGCCAAGACCATTGATGAACTGACAGGTGTAGATCTGGCCAATGCCCTGCAGGCGATGCCGAAAACGCGCGGCATTCCGACCGCAGTTCTGACCTCGGATGCGCCGAACCATCCGTCGCTTCAGGATCTGCCGTGCCGGACCGCGATCATCCGCAAGGGCAATGCCTTTGGCGAGGATCTGGCAGAGGCACTGGCGCGCTTCAACATCACCTGA
- a CDS encoding bifunctional [glutamine synthetase] adenylyltransferase/[glutamine synthetase]-adenylyl-L-tyrosine phosphorylase translates to MSLSWISQDLPKAFDADRVTNALERWNTLAGRPAFESLSDKIGEIASNPQKRAVLEALFGNSPYLTNLCLRDPDTVCDVFDSGLDQAFANALEPVKVSANASDLDQTTTMATVRHAKRRAALVIAIADICKAWKLDQVTSAISKTAEYTLDFTMAHCLSAMARLRKYDLPNPENPLEGSGIFAIGMGKLGAGELNYSSDIDLIFLYDQDVVTYIDPDRIHQDLVRMVRDITRIMEERTGDGYVFRTDLRLRPDPASTPPILSMIAAETYYETVGQNWERAAMIKARIVGGDRVSGNEFLEILRPFVWRKHLDFIAIQDIHSIKRQINAHKGGSKINIPGHNIKLGRGGIREIEFFAQTQQLIWGGREIALRGKATCDTLRTLTKFGQVSEQVRDEMLAAYDFLRTVEHRLQMINDQQTQTLPDTDQGLLALATFLGYETLDAFKADLLLHLRNVENNYAELFEDDTTLAGASGNLVFTGTEDDPETLVNLREMGFENAENVSVTVRGWHHGRYRATRSRRAREILTELMPTLLAALGKTTNPDMAFRAFDDFLKGLPAGVQLFSLFTAHPQLLELLAQIAGTAPRMAKYIGRNAAVLDYVLMSGFHEELPDADAMLAELDTRLSREDMVEDWLDAARRWANDQKFQIDVQTIQNRHTPHEAGRALADVADVAIRALFPRIADDFAAKHGSFADGGLAVFALGKHGGQELSPGSDLDMVFIYEVPEDAEESDGEKPLSPGHYFIRLSQRYINALSAPTAEGVLFETDLRLRPSGSKGPLATHFKSFETYQNNEAWTWEHMALTRLRAVYGPKALCDKVLATTNDVLCKQRDPEKLVSEVYDMRNRMEAGKGDNHPWAIKMRRGGLVDLEFIAQYLQLRHAHDHPEVLSPTTREVFKNLATVGILDGEEAEFLANSASFWLALQAMLRLTTEGPFDPEKASEDLQKMLANAGKCDDFASLQDKMEMTATRIKEIYDRVVAAPAEKIAPTDAPQ, encoded by the coding sequence GTGTCTCTTTCCTGGATTTCACAGGACCTGCCCAAAGCCTTTGACGCCGACCGTGTGACCAATGCGCTAGAACGCTGGAACACATTGGCGGGTCGACCAGCGTTTGAAAGCCTGTCAGACAAAATTGGCGAGATTGCGTCCAATCCCCAAAAACGTGCGGTTCTTGAAGCGCTTTTTGGTAACAGCCCCTATCTAACCAATCTGTGCCTGCGCGATCCCGATACGGTCTGTGACGTGTTTGACAGCGGCCTTGATCAGGCATTTGCCAACGCGCTTGAGCCCGTGAAAGTCAGTGCGAATGCAAGCGACCTTGATCAGACGACCACCATGGCGACTGTCCGTCACGCCAAACGCCGAGCGGCACTGGTTATCGCGATTGCCGATATCTGCAAGGCCTGGAAACTTGATCAGGTCACATCGGCAATCAGTAAAACGGCAGAATACACCCTTGATTTCACCATGGCGCATTGTCTGTCCGCCATGGCGCGGCTTCGTAAATATGACCTGCCCAACCCGGAAAATCCGCTTGAGGGATCCGGGATCTTTGCGATTGGGATGGGGAAACTCGGCGCCGGGGAGCTGAACTATTCATCGGATATCGACCTGATCTTCCTCTATGATCAGGATGTGGTGACCTATATCGACCCCGATCGCATTCATCAGGATTTGGTGCGGATGGTGCGCGATATCACCCGGATCATGGAAGAACGCACGGGCGACGGATATGTTTTCCGCACTGATTTGCGCCTGCGTCCGGACCCGGCATCGACCCCGCCGATCCTGTCGATGATTGCGGCTGAAACATACTATGAAACCGTCGGTCAGAACTGGGAACGTGCGGCCATGATCAAGGCCCGCATTGTCGGCGGCGACCGCGTTTCGGGCAATGAATTCCTTGAAATCCTGCGGCCCTTTGTCTGGCGCAAGCATCTTGATTTCATTGCCATTCAGGACATTCATTCGATCAAGCGCCAGATCAACGCCCACAAGGGCGGCAGCAAGATCAATATCCCCGGTCACAATATCAAACTTGGTCGTGGCGGCATCCGCGAGATTGAATTTTTTGCCCAGACCCAACAACTGATTTGGGGCGGACGCGAGATTGCGCTGCGCGGCAAGGCGACCTGCGACACCTTGCGCACATTGACCAAGTTCGGTCAGGTATCTGAGCAAGTCCGCGATGAAATGCTAGCCGCCTATGATTTTCTGCGCACGGTCGAACACCGCCTGCAAATGATCAATGATCAACAAACCCAAACTCTGCCCGATACCGATCAGGGATTATTGGCACTGGCGACCTTCCTTGGCTATGAAACGCTTGATGCCTTCAAGGCGGACTTGCTGCTGCATCTGCGCAATGTTGAAAACAACTATGCCGAATTGTTTGAAGACGACACGACCCTTGCCGGTGCCAGTGGCAACCTTGTCTTCACGGGCACCGAGGACGATCCGGAAACCCTGGTCAATCTGCGCGAGATGGGCTTTGAGAATGCCGAAAACGTCTCGGTCACGGTGCGGGGCTGGCATCATGGTCGTTACCGGGCAACCCGATCACGCCGGGCGCGTGAAATCCTGACCGAACTGATGCCGACCCTTTTGGCAGCACTTGGTAAAACAACCAATCCGGACATGGCATTTCGTGCCTTCGACGACTTTCTCAAAGGTCTGCCGGCCGGTGTGCAGTTGTTTTCGCTGTTTACCGCACACCCGCAATTGCTTGAACTACTCGCCCAGATTGCCGGCACCGCGCCGCGCATGGCGAAATATATCGGGCGTAATGCCGCGGTGCTTGATTACGTATTGATGTCGGGCTTCCACGAAGAACTGCCTGATGCGGATGCAATGCTGGCGGAACTTGATACCCGCCTGTCGCGCGAAGACATGGTCGAAGACTGGCTGGATGCCGCGCGGCGCTGGGCCAATGACCAGAAGTTCCAGATTGATGTGCAAACCATCCAGAACCGTCACACCCCGCACGAAGCTGGCCGTGCATTGGCCGATGTTGCCGATGTTGCCATTCGCGCACTTTTCCCGCGTATTGCCGACGATTTTGCTGCCAAACATGGCTCGTTTGCCGATGGCGGGCTTGCGGTGTTTGCACTGGGCAAGCATGGCGGGCAGGAACTGTCCCCCGGGTCCGACCTTGATATGGTGTTCATCTATGAGGTGCCCGAAGATGCCGAAGAGTCCGATGGCGAAAAACCATTGTCGCCCGGACACTATTTCATCCGGCTCAGCCAGCGTTATATCAACGCCCTGTCGGCCCCGACCGCCGAAGGGGTTCTGTTTGAAACGGACCTTCGTCTGCGCCCCAGCGGATCCAAAGGGCCGCTTGCGACGCATTTCAAAAGTTTCGAAACCTATCAGAACAACGAAGCCTGGACGTGGGAGCACATGGCGCTGACGCGCCTGCGTGCGGTTTATGGCCCCAAAGCACTGTGTGACAAGGTCTTGGCCACGACCAACGACGTGCTGTGCAAACAACGTGATCCGGAAAAACTGGTGAGCGAAGTCTATGATATGCGCAACCGGATGGAGGCTGGCAAAGGCGACAACCACCCGTGGGCAATCAAGATGCGCCGTGGCGGGTTGGTCGATCTGGAATTCATTGCGCAATATCTGCAACTGCGCCACGCCCACGACCACCCGGAGGTCCTGTCACCGACAACCCGCGAGGTTTTCAAAAATCTGGCGACGGTGGGGATCCTTGATGGCGAAGAGGCCGAGTTTCTGGCCAATTCCGCATCATTCTGGCTGGCCTTGCAGGCGATGTTGCGCCTGACGACCGAGGGCCCGTTTGATCCTGAAAAAGCCAGCGAGGATTTGCAAAAAATGCTGGCAAATGCCGGAAAATGTGATGATTTCGCAAGCCTTCAGGACAAAATGGAAATGACTGCAACCCGCATCAAGGAGATCTATGATCGCGTGGTTGCAGCCCCCGCGGAAAAGATTGCGCCAACAGATGCGCCGCAATGA
- a CDS encoding ferritin-like domain-containing protein: protein MTKLTLADAAKRALLTEDATEKADVTAEMAAMWRNGEITEVGSTDLPDRPGRPAKPELLPPNKMPKRKKGSVQGRIGLLHALAHIELNAIDLAWDLCVRFPEADMPRDFHDAWVQVADDEARHFKMINKRLGELGAAYGDLPAHDGLWQTSMDTAYDILPRLAVVPMVFEARGLDATPPTIERLLAHGDTESARILKIIAHDEIAHVAAGRKYYEYVCDQRDLPYYTTWHDMLRKHFRGPLKPPFNDEARYEAGMPPDYYQDYVLELPDIDGDGE from the coding sequence ATGACCAAACTGACCCTCGCTGATGCTGCCAAACGTGCCCTTCTGACCGAAGACGCCACCGAAAAGGCCGATGTCACTGCCGAAATGGCGGCGATGTGGCGCAATGGCGAGATCACTGAAGTGGGTTCAACCGACCTGCCCGATCGTCCTGGTCGCCCGGCAAAGCCGGAATTGCTGCCCCCCAACAAGATGCCCAAGCGCAAGAAAGGCAGCGTTCAGGGCCGCATCGGGCTTTTGCATGCCCTGGCCCATATCGAACTCAACGCCATCGACCTGGCATGGGATCTGTGTGTGCGCTTTCCCGAGGCAGACATGCCGCGCGATTTTCACGATGCATGGGTTCAGGTCGCCGATGACGAAGCCCGCCATTTCAAAATGATCAATAAGCGCCTTGGGGAACTTGGCGCGGCCTATGGCGATTTGCCCGCCCATGACGGGCTTTGGCAGACATCGATGGATACGGCCTATGACATCCTGCCACGTCTGGCTGTGGTGCCGATGGTGTTTGAGGCGCGTGGCCTTGATGCCACCCCGCCGACCATCGAACGGCTTCTCGCGCATGGTGATACGGAAAGTGCGCGTATCCTTAAAATCATCGCCCATGATGAAATCGCCCATGTCGCCGCGGGCCGGAAATATTACGAATATGTCTGTGATCAGCGCGACCTGCCCTATTACACCACATGGCATGATATGCTGCGCAAGCATTTCCGTGGGCCGCTCAAGCCGCCGTTTAATGACGAAGCGCGCTATGAAGCAGGTATGCCGCCGGACTATTATCAGGACTATGTCCTTGAATTGCCTGACATTGACGGTGATGGCGAATAA
- a CDS encoding AsmA-like C-terminal domain-containing protein gives MRHVKTFAGWLALTLSAIVLFVGVFAAVTIWRLSQEPVSLHRLTPYLVDHLNKSMGNNRLAIGDVVLRWRGWDEKFDVGLRDVSIFGPDDQEMLHVPEADVVFSSKALFEGVLALRELNLIGPRIRLERRADGTIDVGYVAEETAADVTNQSENTRSDDGAATGQSYDKGRGASVTIELPDAPGVNADQLAPEPENTADETETVERSGNTVLQDVFAILSGERTDIPAAAYFESFGVVNADLEVRDDKIGITWAAPQADILLSRRAFGIGAEASMQVSAGDISTQVRVTGDYSIETDQVDLEAEIGEVQLADLVSISDLFEQLRDAYVPVSGKLRASFDANGELLSAATDLSVGSGVITFPDEIRATYRVSDGQIVTSYVLGRFSIDDVVLNVGDASAKLQGVVLDPFGQWQVNLDASAKNVATNDLDRLWPEGVGVDARTWVVTNLSEGIVHQATLHTELRQDDAGEFIVDDLGGQMTMSGVTVHYLGEMPEVHNSAGRAEFDETSFSIYVNTGEADGIQVTDASIIFTKLDEPTPYADIEIVAQGSARKALELIEAKPLGFATRLGINPAQISGEQATRVRLHFPLLRDVTFDDVDVAAASRIEKAGIVGAFRGMDVTAGSFELQVNTKGLELGGTATIGNGKTNINWVETFAQEAEVRSRYKLSGDLDLAVLPDIELDPGPYLKGMAKGDLDIRVGSDQVRLVGDVDLTNSAISVPLEKVGYRKEPGANAAAKFDIAVRFDGGGVLDSFALSAPALEVTGRGNWRGDNAMADKWFVELQDTRFRENIDLAGTIRMEEGDRLLVDLRGAQFDLRPFLEDDASGEMPADGEPDEQSYLVTLEAGGFLLKGAEPLLNDGKITLRQETDKRELEISARQLIATPWIVGDEQSNDDAGKAASETNTGGIGERAERTGGTTEVFLNIEQMVMANGELLADLRGSIHTVGQEWDRLVLNGAFGDRANVFVQVAREDSRTRKVTMTSEDAGRFLRAVDMYENLLGGRLTIEGTVDERDIAQPFTGQVTVNEFRVVNAPIAARVLSAASLTGLGDVLQGNGIAFSEMNGDFTYVNDVLSLSKVAANGAAVGVTANGSIDLAKSEIRLAGSIVPIYALNSALGAIPILGDILVGEEGGGIFAPTYTVEGDLNDPSITVNPLSTFVPGVFRNLITGAEPG, from the coding sequence GTGCGCCACGTTAAGACCTTTGCCGGATGGCTGGCGCTGACTTTATCAGCCATCGTCCTGTTTGTCGGCGTATTTGCAGCAGTCACGATCTGGCGGCTGTCTCAGGAACCTGTGTCCCTGCATCGTCTGACCCCGTATCTGGTTGATCATCTCAACAAATCGATGGGCAATAACCGTCTGGCAATCGGCGACGTCGTTTTGCGCTGGCGTGGCTGGGACGAAAAGTTCGATGTCGGTTTGCGTGACGTCAGCATTTTTGGCCCTGATGATCAGGAAATGCTTCACGTCCCCGAAGCCGATGTCGTGTTTTCCAGCAAGGCGCTGTTTGAAGGCGTGCTTGCCCTGCGCGAGCTTAATCTGATCGGCCCGCGCATTCGCCTTGAACGGCGGGCCGATGGCACGATTGATGTCGGCTATGTCGCCGAAGAAACCGCCGCAGATGTCACAAACCAGTCGGAAAATACGCGCAGCGATGACGGTGCGGCAACCGGGCAAAGTTATGACAAGGGGCGCGGGGCCTCGGTTACGATTGAGCTCCCCGATGCACCGGGCGTGAATGCCGATCAACTTGCGCCAGAACCTGAAAACACTGCGGATGAGACCGAAACTGTCGAACGTTCCGGCAATACGGTCCTGCAGGATGTGTTTGCCATTCTTTCGGGCGAACGCACAGATATCCCGGCGGCGGCCTATTTCGAAAGTTTCGGGGTGGTGAATGCCGATCTTGAAGTGCGCGATGACAAGATCGGCATTACCTGGGCGGCACCGCAGGCTGATATCCTGTTGTCACGCCGGGCCTTCGGGATCGGTGCGGAAGCCTCGATGCAGGTCAGTGCCGGGGATATATCGACCCAGGTGCGCGTCACCGGCGATTACAGTATCGAAACCGATCAGGTCGACCTTGAAGCTGAAATTGGCGAGGTGCAGCTTGCTGATCTTGTCAGCATCTCGGATCTGTTTGAACAATTGCGCGATGCCTATGTCCCGGTTTCCGGAAAGCTGCGCGCAAGCTTTGATGCGAATGGCGAATTGCTTTCGGCGGCCACGGACCTGTCAGTTGGCAGTGGGGTGATCACCTTCCCCGACGAAATACGGGCGACCTATCGGGTTTCGGACGGACAGATTGTCACAAGCTATGTGCTCGGTCGGTTCAGCATTGATGATGTTGTGCTGAATGTTGGTGATGCATCCGCCAAACTTCAGGGCGTCGTGCTTGACCCGTTCGGGCAGTGGCAGGTCAATCTTGATGCGTCCGCCAAGAACGTCGCAACCAACGATCTGGATCGTCTCTGGCCCGAAGGGGTCGGTGTGGATGCGCGGACCTGGGTTGTTACCAACCTGTCCGAGGGGATTGTTCATCAGGCAACCTTGCACACCGAACTGCGCCAGGACGATGCGGGCGAGTTCATTGTTGATGATCTTGGTGGTCAGATGACGATGTCGGGTGTGACCGTGCATTATCTTGGTGAAATGCCGGAAGTGCATAATTCTGCCGGGCGTGCCGAATTTGATGAAACCAGTTTCAGCATCTATGTGAATACCGGCGAGGCCGATGGCATTCAGGTAACCGATGCCAGCATCATTTTCACCAAACTTGATGAACCGACCCCCTATGCCGATATCGAAATCGTCGCACAGGGCAGTGCGCGCAAGGCACTTGAACTGATCGAGGCAAAACCGCTTGGCTTTGCCACGCGGCTTGGCATCAACCCGGCCCAGATCAGTGGCGAACAGGCAACCCGTGTGCGCCTGCATTTCCCGTTGCTTCGCGATGTGACGTTTGATGATGTTGATGTAGCAGCGGCTTCACGCATTGAAAAGGCCGGGATCGTTGGTGCGTTTCGCGGCATGGATGTCACCGCGGGCAGCTTTGAACTACAGGTCAACACCAAGGGGCTTGAACTTGGCGGCACGGCCACGATTGGCAACGGCAAGACCAACATCAACTGGGTCGAAACCTTTGCGCAAGAGGCTGAGGTCCGAAGCCGCTATAAACTATCGGGCGATCTTGACCTTGCCGTGTTGCCTGATATCGAACTTGATCCCGGCCCCTACCTGAAAGGGATGGCTAAGGGGGATCTTGATATCCGCGTCGGCTCGGATCAGGTCCGTTTGGTCGGTGATGTTGATTTGACCAATTCGGCGATTTCGGTTCCGCTTGAAAAAGTGGGATATCGCAAGGAGCCCGGTGCAAATGCTGCGGCGAAGTTTGATATTGCCGTGCGGTTTGATGGCGGCGGGGTACTTGACAGTTTCGCACTGAGCGCACCCGCCCTTGAGGTAACAGGCCGTGGCAACTGGCGCGGTGATAACGCCATGGCCGACAAATGGTTTGTCGAGCTGCAAGACACCCGTTTTCGCGAAAATATCGATCTTGCTGGCACCATTCGCATGGAAGAAGGCGACAGATTGCTGGTCGATCTGCGGGGTGCGCAATTCGATTTGCGTCCCTTCCTTGAAGATGACGCATCCGGTGAAATGCCCGCGGACGGCGAACCGGATGAACAGAGCTATCTTGTGACGCTTGAAGCTGGCGGTTTCCTGCTTAAGGGGGCTGAGCCATTGCTAAATGATGGCAAGATCACCTTGCGTCAGGAAACCGACAAGCGCGAACTGGAAATCTCGGCACGTCAATTGATCGCGACCCCTTGGATCGTCGGTGACGAACAAAGCAATGATGACGCAGGCAAAGCCGCGTCGGAAACGAATACCGGTGGCATTGGCGAACGTGCCGAACGGACCGGCGGCACCACCGAAGTGTTCCTGAATATCGAACAAATGGTGATGGCCAACGGCGAACTTCTGGCCGACCTGCGCGGATCGATCCATACGGTTGGGCAGGAATGGGACCGCCTTGTTCTGAACGGTGCATTCGGTGACCGTGCCAATGTGTTCGTGCAAGTCGCCCGCGAAGACTCCCGGACCCGCAAGGTCACAATGACCAGCGAGGATGCCGGGCGTTTCCTGCGTGCGGTCGATATGTATGAAAATCTTCTGGGCGGACGCCTGACGATTGAAGGCACTGTCGATGAACGCGATATCGCCCAACCGTTCACCGGTCAGGTCACGGTCAATGAATTCCGTGTGGTCAATGCGCCGATTGCGGCCCGCGTGCTCAGTGCGGCGTCGCTGACCGGGCTTGGCGATGTGTTGCAAGGCAATGGTATCGCCTTTAGCGAAATGAACGGCGACTTCACCTATGTGAATGATGTGCTGTCACTGTCAAAGGTGGCGGCAAACGGCGCAGCCGTCGGGGTCACCGCCAATGGGTCGATTGATTTGGCCAAATCTGAAATCCGACTGGCCGGATCAATTGTGCCGATTTACGCGCTGAATTCCGCACTGGGTGCCATTCCGATCCTGGGCGATATTCTGGTCGGCGAAGAGGGCGGTGGCATATTTGCCCCGACCTACACAGTGGAAGGCGATCTGAACGACCCCAGCATTACGGTCAATCCGCTATCGACCTTTGTGCCTGGCGTGTTCCGCAACCTGATCACCGGTGCCGAGCCGGGCTAA